DNA from Streptomyces sp. NBC_01476:
CTGCAGTGGCACCACACCGCGGTCGAACCGGCCGGAGACGCCCGCAGCGACCTGTGGTTCATGTACCACCTGGGCCGCCGGATCCGGGAGCGGCTGGCCGGTTCCACCGCGCCGATGGACCGGCCGATCCTCGACCTGGCCTGGGACTACCCCACCGAGGGCCCGCTGCGGGAACCGTCGGCGGAGGCGGTACTGGCCGAAATCAACGGCTACGGACCGGACGGCGGCCACCTGTCCGCGTACACCGAACTCAAGGACGACGGCTCCACCTCGTGCGGCTGCTGGATCTACTGCGGGGTCTACGCGGACGGCGTCAACCAGGCGGCCCGGCGCAAACCCCACACCGAGCAGGACTGGGTGGCCGCGCAGTGGGCCTGGGCGTGGCCGGCCAACCGCCGCATCCTCTACAACCGCGCCTCCGCCGACCCCGACGGCCGCCCGTGGAGCGAGCGCAAGGCGTATGTCTGGTGGGACGCCGAGGCGGGGAAGTGGAGCGGCCACGACGTGCCCGACTTCCCGCCGGAACTCGCCCCGCACACCGTGCCGCCCGAGGGCAGCAGCGGGCCCGGCGCACTCGGCGGTGACGACGCCTTCATCATGCAGTCCGACGGCAGGGGCTGGCTCTTCGCACCGGCCGGGCTCGTCGACGGGCCGATGCCGGTCCACTACGAGCCGCAGGACTCGCCGTTCACCAACCAGCTGCACGGGAACCGGCAGCGCAACCCGGTCCGGCAGGTCTTCTCCCGCGAGGGCAACCGCTACCACCCCAGCGGCAGTGAGCAGGGCGCGGACGTCTTCCCCTTTGTGGTCACCACCTACCGGCTCACCGAGCACTTCACAGCCGGCGGCATGACCCGCTGGTCGCCCTACCTCGCCGAACTCCAGCCGGAGCTCTTCTGCGAGGTCTCCCCGCAACTGGCCGGCCGGTGCGGGCTGGAGAACGCCGGGTGGGCGACGATCGTCACCGCGCGGGGGGCGATCGAGGCGCGGGTCCTGGTGACCGACCGGATGGCGCCGCTGACGCTGGACGGCCGGACAGTCCACCAGATCGGCCTGCCGTACCACTTCGGGCCCAACGGCCTGGTCACCGGTGACGCCGCCAATGAGCTGTCGGCGATCGCGCTCGACCCGAACGTGCACATCCAGGAGGTCAAGGCGCTCAGCGCCGACATCCGCCCCGGCCGGCGGCCTCGGGGTCCCGAACTGCCCCGGCTGCTCGCCGAGTACCGGCAGCGGGCAGGTATCACCGACCGGACCGGTATGGAGGTCTGAAGCCATGTCAGAACCCGAGGGCCCCCGTCGGCTCGACCTGCTGCTCTCCGGCCCGGAACCGGACCCGGCCGGCGACGCCGGGCACCAGGAACACCCGCCGCGGATGGGCTTCTTCACCGACACCAGCGTCTGTATCGGCTGCAAGGCGTGCGAGGTCGCCTGCAAGGAGTGGAACGCCATCCCGGAGGACGGCCTCTCGCTCACCGGCATGTCCTACGACAACACCGGCGGCCTCGGTGCCTCGACCTGGCGGCATGTCGCCTTCATCGAGCAGAGCCGGCCGGTGGCCCCGGAAACAGCAGCACCCCCCGAGGCACTGGTCGCCCCGGCGGCGCCGGAGCCGCCGGCCGGCCCGCCGTCGCCCGACGGCCGGACCGAACTGCGCTGGCTGATGTCCTCAGACGTGTGCAAGCACTGCACCCACGCCGCCTGCCTCGACGTCTGCCCCACCGGCTCCCTCTTCCGCACCGAGTTCGGCACGGTCGTCGTCCAGGAGGACATCTGCAACGGCTGCGGCTACTGCGTCCCCGCCTGCCCCTACGGCGTCATCGAGCAACGCCCGGAGGACGGGCGGGCCTTCAAGTGCACCATGTGCTATGACCGCCTCGGCGACGGCATGGAGCCTGCCTGCGCCAAGGCATGCCCCACCGAGTCCATCCAGTTCGGCCCGCTGGACGAGCTCCGCGAGCGCGCCGCCCTGCGCGTCGACCAGCTCCATGACGCCGGAGTGCCCGAGGCCCACCTCTACGGCCACGACCCCGAGGACGGGGTCGGCGGCGATGGCGCCTTCTTCCTCCTGCTCGACCGGCCCGAGGTCTACGGCCTGCCGCCCGACCCGGTGGTCACCACCCGAGACCTCCCCCGCATGTGGCGCCGCGCCGGCGGCGCCGCCCTCGGCATCCTGGGTGCGGCGGCCATCGCCTTCGCCCCGCTGGGAAAGGCGAAACGATGAGCACTTCCGACCTGACCCGGCGCGGGAAG
Protein-coding regions in this window:
- a CDS encoding 4Fe-4S dicluster domain-containing protein, with amino-acid sequence MSEPEGPRRLDLLLSGPEPDPAGDAGHQEHPPRMGFFTDTSVCIGCKACEVACKEWNAIPEDGLSLTGMSYDNTGGLGASTWRHVAFIEQSRPVAPETAAPPEALVAPAAPEPPAGPPSPDGRTELRWLMSSDVCKHCTHAACLDVCPTGSLFRTEFGTVVVQEDICNGCGYCVPACPYGVIEQRPEDGRAFKCTMCYDRLGDGMEPACAKACPTESIQFGPLDELRERAALRVDQLHDAGVPEAHLYGHDPEDGVGGDGAFFLLLDRPEVYGLPPDPVVTTRDLPRMWRRAGGAALGILGAAAIAFAPLGKAKR